The Syntrophorhabdus sp. sequence GAGACCGATGGCTACGAGCTGGGAGAGGCCGCGTCCGGCGGGCCCGGCCGGGCCGATACGCTGAAGGCTGCCGTGGAGATTGAAGAAAAGATCATCAGCTACTACAAGGAAGCGGCAGAGCAGTCGAAGCACCTGATGGCCGACGTGCCGCGATCGTTCAACCTCGTGGTCAAGAAGAGGGCCGACCGCGTTCCACGGCTCAAGGCGCTTCTGGGAACGTAGGACCCGGGTGGCAGTCCGGGAACGCGAAGAGCGGATCGAATCGAAGACTCCCCCGCCCCGGGATGGGGTCAACAAAAAAAAGGAGGCCCAGGAATGCGTGCGTTGAAAGCAGTAACCCTTATCGGTATTTTGGTCCTCTTCATGATGACCGGTATCGCGATGGCACAGCAGATGCCGAACCCTTACGGTCCGAACGTCAATCTGGCAACGGCGAAGAAGGTCGCGGCGGCAGCGGCGGCCGAGGCGGCGAAGATCAAGATCAACGTCGTGATAGGCGTTGTCGACACGGGCGGCAACCTGGTCTATTTGGAGAGGTTCGACGTTGTCCAGTGGGGCAGCGTTGACGTGGCGGTCAACAAGGCAAAGAGCTCTGTCATGTTCAAGAGGCCCACGAAGGCCTTCGAGAACATCCTGAGCAGCGGCGGCAACATGACGTACCTTACCCTCGATGGCATACGGGCCATTGAAGGCGGTGTCCCCATTATTGAGAACGGCAGGATCATCGGCGCCATCGGCGTCTCCGGCGGATCGTCCGCACAGGACGGCGTCGTGGCAAGGGCGGGCGCTGCGCAGGTACAGTGACCCGGCAGAAACGTTTCTCCTCCTTTTATGTGAACGCCCCGCAGTGGAAGAGGTCTCCGCGTCCCATCGGGGGCCTCTTCAGCGGGGACCCTCACGGGTCGGCTCCCGCGGGTGTTGACGCGTGGCGGCTGACTCCGTGCGTTGAGCCGCCGCCGACCTGCGCGGCATTTCTACAGCCCCCGTGAGAACTCCTGCGCCGGTCCAGCCTGCAGCTTTTCTAGGGCGGCCGCCCTGTCGCCCGGGGCGGGGTGGCTGGCGAAGATGTCGCTTTCGTTCCCGAACATGGCCTGAAGCCTGCGCAGTGCGCTTATGGCGGCCCCGGGAGCAGATGCCGAGACAACAAAGAGGCACATCAGCCACACAAAAAGCTTTTTCAACATTCCTGCCTCCTCCATTCGAGTTCCTTCAGCGGCCACCCGCGATCCCCGGGAGGTCCCGCGGCCGATCGGAGGCGCGTGTTTGACCATGCTACGTCCCTCTACGGTTACCATGGAAGGAAAAGTTGCCGGGATGTCCCCCGGGGGGACGAAAGTGTCGTCCGTTTGTGATTGACGAGGTGCTGATCGATAGTGTACAAGAAACTGGTACCCGGGGTAGACAAGCCCCGTGAGGTAGCTTATGAACTCCGCCGAACTTGACAAGAGGCTTCTTGACATCATCTCCGACATTGCCGAAGGGCGGTACTCCGATGACATCATGGAGTTGACAAAGGACGATGTGCCGGAGACTGTCCGGACCATAGCCGAGGCCGTGGCGCTCATGATGGTCAAGGTGGAGGCCCGGGAGTTCCGCCTCCAGCAGCTCGTGGAGGAACTGAAGGACCTCAACGAGCAGGTCAGGAACAATACCGTGGCCGTGGTCACCGCTATGGCACACGCCCTGGCCGCGCGGGATACCTACACCGAGGGCCACGCGTCGCGGGTGGCGGAGCTTGCCCACGCCATCGGACGCGAGATGGGCCTTGCGGGCGAGGAGCTGGAATACGTTCGTCTGGGCGGGGCGCTTCACGATATCGGGAAGATCGGATTTCCGGACATCCTCTTCGGCGATCACGAGGGGAAGCTCCCGTCGAACCTTGTGAAGGAGATAAACCGCCATCCCTCCATAGGCGCGAAGATCTTAAAGCCCCTCGATTTCCTGGGGCCCGCCGTAGACTACGTCTCGGCCCACCACGAACGGCTTGATGGACGCGGTTATCCCAGGGGGCTCAAGGACAACGAGATCCCGCTCGGGGCCCAGATCATATCCGTTGCCGACATTTACGACGCCATCACTTCAGAGCGTCCCTACCAGAAAACAAGAACGTCCGCCGAGGCCCTTGCGATCCTGCGCGACATCGCGGGCACGCGCATCAGGACGGACATCGTCGAGACCCTGGAAAGGGTCCTGGCGAAGAGCGGCGCTCCCTGATGCGCAGGCCGCCGAGGCTCGCGGCCCCGATCAGGGTCCCGTGGGGAAGGTCCGGCTCCGGTCCTGTGTTTACTTATTCTATTTCCGGGCTATAATTGTGTTGACAGGGGCGAGAAGCACAGCAAGAGGAGGGGTGTGACCATGAAACATGTTCCTGGGGCAGCGTCGGAGAAGAAGGAGGGCGCGGACGGGATCAAGATGAAAGACATGGAAATACCTTCCCGTATCGTTGATGTCTGGCAGGAGGTGGTAGACTCCATCTCGGTACTCCTGTCGGTGCCGAGCGTGATGATAAACCGGCTGGAGCCCCCGGAACTGGAGATATTCCGCTCAAATATCAGCTCCGACAACCCTTTCCCATCGGGAACGCGCATGGAAATGGCGGGCGTCTACTGCGAGGCGGCGGCAAGGAGACGGAAAATGGTCCAGGTGAAGGATGCCAGGGAGGACCCTGAATGGGCCGATTCACCCACCGCGAAGGCCGGCATCTTCTCCTACCTCGGGTTCCCCCTTTTCTGGCCCGATGGCGACGTCTTCGGGACCATCTGCGCTGTCGATACCAGGAAACACGAGTGGGGGAAGCAATACAGTGACGTTCTCGCAACCTTCAAGGTCGCCATCGAGGCACACCTGGCCCTTGTCACCGCCATGGAGGAACTGAACCGGAAGAACGAGGAGCTTCGGAACGCGCTCGGTGAGGTCAAGACCCTCCGGGGGCTCCTGCCCATCTGCTCGGTCTGCAAGAAGATCCGTGATGACAAGGGATACTGGGACCAGATCGAGACCTACATCGAGAAGCATTCCGGCGCGCAGTTCACCCACGGGATATGCCCCGATTGCGTGAAGAACTTCTATCCTGAGCTGGACGAATGATGCGGTCCCGCACAGGCGCCACCGGACCGGCGTTCAGCGGAGCCGGAGCCTCACCTCGGTGAGGCCGAGGGGCCTCTTGGAGGCGCGGAAGTTGAGTTTCTTCAAGAGGGCGAGCATCCTGATGTTGTCCGTGAGCACCGTGCCGTGTATCTCCTCTATCTCCCTTTCCTGCCCGATGCCGATCAGGACGTCGATGAGCTTCCATCCCAACCCTCTGCCCTGGTAATCGTCGTGTATGAGGACGGCGAACTCGCTCGTCTGCCCCGCTCCCACGATCAGGCTTGAAACGCCCCGTATCGACCTTTTCTGACCTTCCCTCACCTCTGCAACTATGACTATCTCCCGGTCGTAGTCTATGTTGCAGAACCGGGTGAGCATCTGATGGGTCCAGTCCTTGATCGGGCTGAAGAAACGCTCCGTTTCCGTCCGCTCCGACAGGGAGCCGAAGAGCTCGAAGAGGAGCGGTTCGTCTTCGGGCCGCACCGGGCGCAGCATGATCTCCGTGCCGTCCCTGAGTCTCCATGGCATCACGTACCGGACGGGATAGGGCGTGATGACGAGATGGGGATAGGTCTTCCCCGCGGGAGGCGTGCCGGAACCGAGGGAAATGACGACGTGGTCTGCGGTTATTCCCCTCTTCGATACGGTCAGGGGGTCGATATCGATGCCGGTGATCTCCGGAAAGTCCACGATAAGGTTCGAGAAATTGACGATGACACGTTCGAGTTCCGATAGCACACCATCGGCCGCCCCGGCCCTCTTGCGCAACATCGTGTACGCCCGTGAATCCTCCATGAGGCGCCGCGCCAGTGTCTGGTTGAGCGGAGGCAGGCCGACGGCGCAATCCCTGAATATGCTCCTGCCGATCCCCCCGATGCCGAACCTGATCACCGATCCGAAGTCCCTGTCCCTGGCCATGGTCAGGTAGAGGCCGTCCCCGGCATCATTGGCATCGGGTCCGGGATTCGGCGCTGCCTGTGTCTCCGGCCTGATGGGGATGCCGTAGGTGGCGAGAAAGGTCATCGATTCTTCAGATGTGAGACTGCCCCGGTCCTCCGTGAGCGCCCTCAGGATGAGCGTCTTGAGATGGTTCTTCGGCGGGGCCTGGTCTATGGGCAGGTCTTCCGGGGTTTCGTAGAGGAGTTCCAGGCCCTTTTTGTACGTGAACATCTGGAGGTACGTCCTGATGGCCTCCTCAGGCGTATCGTAGGTGGGGATGTTCTTCTCGTGGAGGATGGCGGCCGCCTTTTTCATCTCCTCACCACCGATGAGGCTGACGATCACGGGTTTTCGCGTCCCCCGAGAAAGGGCCGAGATCGCGGTGGCGATGTCCTCGGCGATTATTGTGGCGTGGGGCGTGTAGATCACGAGGACGGCGTCGACGGCGGGGTCATCGAGGCAGGCGGTGATCGCGTCCCTGTATTTCCGGGCATTGGCGGTGCCGCCGAGGTCAATGGGGTTCTTTCCGTTCCACTCGTCGTCAAGCTCTCTGACGAGGCGGTCGGTGCTGTCGGGACCGAGAGAGGCGATCGTCCCGCCAAGTTCGATGAGGAGGTCGGCCGCCAGGACGCCCACGGTCTTCACGTTCCCGAGGATGGCGAGGCTCGGGCCCGCGGGCACGCAGCTCGAGTCGAGGACCTGGGCGGCGTTGAAGAGGTCCTTCGCCTCGCCCACCCTCACGACGCCGACGCGCTTGAAGGCGGCGTCGTAAGCTTCGTTGTCGCCCCAGGGGTCTTCCGCGGCGGAGACAGCTGCGGCCGTGCTCTCGGGAAAGCGGCCCGGTTTCAGCACGATGATCGGCTTCGAACGGGCGAAACCGCGCGCCGAGCTCATGAACTTCCTCGCATCCCGCACGCTCTCCATGCTGAGGAGAATGCTGCGCGTCGACAGGTCGTCCCCCAAAAGATCAATGACATCGCCGAAATCGACATCGATCTTCCAGCCGAGGGACACGAAGGCACTGAAACCGACGCCGGCCTCGATACCCCACTTCAGGGTGGCATCGCCGAGCTCGCCGCTCTGGGAGACGAAGGCGATATTGCCGAGCTTCGGATTGACGTTGAGAAAGCTCGTGTTGAGTCCGATATCGGGACTGATGATGCCCACCGAGCCCGGGCCGATGATCCGGATGCCAAAGCGGCGGCGGACCTCGAGCAGGCGTTCCAGGAGTTGCCTGTCCGGGGCGCCCCCACGGGTGAACATGGTCGATATGATGACAGCCCCCCGTATTCCCGCCCGGGCGCATTCCTCGATGGTATCGGGCACAAGGTCGGCCCCCACGACAACGACGGCAAGATCGACGGGCCGGCCGATGGCCGTAACGGAGCGGAAGCATTCCATTCCGAGAAGCGTCGTCCGTGCCGGATTGACGGGGAATATCTCGCCCTTGAAGAAGTTTGCCAGGTTAAGAAGGATCGGTCTTGCCACAGACCCTTCCCCCTCGCTTGCTCCGACGAGGGCCACCGATGCGGGTTTAAGCAGTTTCTTCAGATCATCCGCCATGCATCATCCTTGCCCGGTGCGTGTCAACGTGGGAGGGTCGCCGGTGCTTCACGGCATTGTCATGCCCTTTCAGGCCCTCTGCGGTCCCGGCTATCTATTTTCTGCGAAAACTGTGTCGCTTTTCAAGACAAAAAGGGAAACGCGGTGCCTCCGGAGGAGTGGTGCGACGCTCCCTGCCCGGCCACCCGTCCTTGACAATGCCGGCCGCTGATTCTAACATGTAGGAATCCTGCCGGTGGCGGCTTGACTACATGGGGTGTTGGAACAATGGGGATCAAGATCGTAGATGGCGACCTGCTGGACCAGACGGTAGATGCCATAGTCAATCCATGGAACAGGAACCTGATTCCATGGTGGTTGTTGTTGCCCCGCGGGGTATCGGGCGCGATCAAGAAGCGCGCGGGCTTACGGCCCTTCGTCGAGCTCAGGCGCAGCGGCGTCCTCGCCCTGGGAGGCGCCTCGGTGACCTCTGCGGGCCGACTGCCGTTCAAGGCCATCATACACGTGGCGGGCATCGGCCACGATTGGCGCTCGTCTGAAAAATCGATACGTGATTCCGTCTGTTCCGCCTTACGGGAGGTGGGGGCGAGAGGGTTCCGTTCCGTAGCTTTCCCCTTGATCGGGGCAGGAACCGGTGGAGGTTCCGAGGTCGATGTTGAGGGGTTCATCGAGGAGGAATGCCGCCGCTCGGACTGGGATGGAGAGGTGGTCATCGTGCGTTACAGGAACGAAAAGTGGCCACCCGGACGCTGCCACTGCGACCTGTGGAAGAAGAGCCCGCAGACGCTGGCCAGCCAGGGCATTCCCGAAGGATTTTGCGGGCTCTGTGACGTCTGCGGCAAGCCGGGCCACATCCTGCACTTTCCCGGTTTTGTCCCGGTCACTCGCGTCTGGTGCAGGAAACACTACTACAGGGCCATGATACTGCATCCCGGCGGGTCGATAGGCATCTTCGTGTGGGCTTTTGGCGTTGCTGCCGCGATCGTACTGGCAATAGCGTTGCTCAAGGGATAACTCAGCTACCGTCCGGCAATCGTCGGTTCCGGCGGCTGGCGATCTCACGGCTCACCTCGTCGTGTCTTCCTTCGTCCTGTCAGCGTTCAGGAGATATCTCTCCATTCCCCCGTTCTTCGCCCTTTTCGCGACATCGGCAGGGGTGGACCCCGCGGGAAAGATCATCCGGTCCCGGGTGGTACGGGCCCTTGTGTCTGCGCCATGCGAGACGAGAGTCTCCGCGGTCTCGGGCCCGCCTTCAAAGGCTGCCCAGTGGAGTGGTGTCCAGCCGGAGACGTCGCGGGCGTTCACATCAGCTCCGTGCGACAGGAGGAGACCAGCCAGTTCCTCCTTGTTCCAGTTTGCCGCGACATGGAGCGGGGTCTTCATATGTTCGTCGCGGGCGTTCACGTCGGCACCGTTCCCGACGAGGAAACGGGCCTTATCCATGGCATCCCAGTAGACGGCCCACATGAGGGGTGTCACCCCCTTCCTGCTTCGGGCGTTCACGTCCGCGCCCTTTTGGATGAGAAGCCGGGCAACAGTGACACCCTGGTTGAAAAGAGGTGTCATCCCGTACTCGGCGTCTGTCGCGTTCACGTCCGCGCCGTGCTCGATGAGGACGCGGGCCACCTCTTCAGAGCCTGCCATGTGGAGAGCCGTCTCACCCATGTCCGTGCGGGCGTTCACGTCCGCTCCCTTCTCCAGAAGGTTCCTCACCCCCGTCAGGTCACCCTTTGTGGAGGCCGTGAGGAGGGCTTGATCGCGACCGTTCGTGTCCGCCCACGCAAGTAAACCCCCCGGCAAGAGCAGGAGGGCGAGGACGCCGATGATCGCTGCGAAATGTTTGCCCATCTTCATAACCTGTTTGTTCATTGTGAAGTCTCTCCGGGGTTTTTGTCAAGGCCGGCAGGGAAGGATGCCGGACCGGACGGCTCACGCTTGACAAAAAGGGGGGTTGCGTCTAAAGAATACGGTATGTTCTCCAGTTCGGGCGCGTGACGAAGGTGGCCGTTATGAAGGATGTTCGCGACAACCTGACCCGCCATGGAGGAAGGTCTTCTCGGGGTACGCGAAACGCCGGGGTCCGTGCGCGAAAAGGTCACGAACGGCATATTCAGGGAGGTATCCGATGAAAAAAGAGATGGGAAGAAGATATTTGCGGTATTACTCCATCTTTATCGTGGCCGGGCTTGCGGGGTTTCTGCTCGTCATCGGTGGTGTTCCGTGTTACGGGCAGGCCCAGAAGACGTCGGTGGATCTCAACACCGCCTCCGCGAAGGAGCTTGAGACCTTGAAGGGTGTCGGCCCGGCAACGGCGAAGAAGATCATCGCCGGTCGACCGTACTCGTCAGTCGAAGACCTGAAGAAGGCGGGCATTTCCGACAAGCTGATAGAGTCCATGAAACCTCACGTGAAGGTCGGCTCGGCCCCGGCGCCTACGAAAGGCCCGGTTCCGCCTGCGTCCGCGGGGAAGCCTCCCGGGAAAGCGCCGGCAAAGGCAGCCCCGGCGAGACCGGGGCAAAGTCAGAAGGTGAACATCAACACGGCAAGCAGGGAGCAGCTCGAAGCGCTTCCCGGAATTGGGCCTGTGAAGGCGCAGGCCATCATCGATGGACGTCCCTACAAGCAGATAGAGGACATCATGAAAGTGAAAGGGATAAAAGGAGGGACTTTCGAGAAGATCAAGGGCGGGATCAGCATCAATTGATGTTGGTACAGTGCCCGCCTTGTGACAAAACAACAAAGGAGGATCACATCTATGATCGCATGCGCCAGGGTTTTCTTGATCGTTATGGGAATGGTGGCCCTGCTGTCCTCGTCGGTGTTCGCGGCAGGTCCGAAGACGTATCAGGTAACGGGTCCCGTGCTGGAAATGACGGCCGATACCATCACGGTCCAGAAGGGCAAGGAAAAATGGGAGATCGCGAGGGACGCGGCGACGAAGGTGACGGGCGATCTGAAGGTCGGATCGAAGGTGACCATCGAGTACACGATGAAGGCGGCTACCATCGAGGTCAAGGACACGGGCAAAACGGCAAAACCGAAAAAGACCGAGTCCGCTCCCGCGAAGAAATGACGTGAGGCGCATCACCGCGGCGGCCATCGTCCCACCTGAAGGCCGCCGCGCTCTCCAACCGGCCGCGTGGAAGCGACCACAACAAAAGGGGGTCGTCATGGGTTTTCTGGATGAGATCGTGAAAGCAGGAAGCCAGCTTCTCGGGGGTTCGGGCCAGGGGTCGGGATTGATGGAGCAGGTTCTGGGGATCATCAACGATCCGCGTACCGGCGGGCTCCCGGGTCTTGTCGAAATGTTCAGGAGCAATGGCCTGGGGGATGCCGTGTCTTCATGGATAGGAACGGGGGATAACAGCCCGGTCTCGGGTGACGAGGTAGCGGGCGCGTTCGGGAGCGACAGGATCGGGGAGATCGCCCGAGGACTTGGCGTGTCTGAGTCTGAAGCCTCAAAGGGCCTTGCCGACCTTTTGCCGCAGGTCATAGACAGACTCACGCCGGATGGGACAGTGCCTGAAGGCGGCCTGCTGGACCAGGCGCTCGATATGCTCAAACAGAGATTGTCGGGCTGAAGGGGTCCCGCTTAAGCGGGGCGCGCTGAGCCCCGCTTAAGCTTCTTCCCGTTGGCGACGCGGATGCACTTATGTCGCCAGAGGCTTGTGGTAGATGACCTGGTTCGTCGACGGGGCCGGATAGCCCGCGGTCGCACAGACCTCCTGTATGGTTTTGTTGGTGTCGAAGAAGACCTGCCAGTAGTCCTTGTTGTTGCAGAAGGGCCTGACGGCAAGGACAGGCCCGGCCAGATTGAACTCCAGGATCTCAACGCTGGGCTCAGGGGCATCGATCACGTTGGGAATAGCCTTTATCCTGTCCATGAGACGGTCCGCCGCCTCGCGGGGGTCGACGCCGTGGGCAAGTTGCGCCTTGAGGTCCACGCGCCGGAAGGGGTTGCGGGTATAATTGATGATGTTGTCGGAGAGGATCTTGTTGTTGCCCACCACAACGCAGAGATTGTCCACGGTGTCGATCGTCGTCGCGAAAAGCCCGATCTCGCGCACGTCCCCCGTGACCCCGGCGGCGGATATCATCTCTCCCACGTGAAAGGGCCTGAGTATGATGAGAAAGGCGCCGGCCGCGAAGTTGGCCAGGAGACCGCCCCAGGCGGCCCCGATGGCTATGCCGGCGGCGGCGATGAGCGCCACGAAGGATGTCGTCTGGATCCCGAAAATGGAGAGGATCGCGATGACGAGGACTATCTTCAATATGACGCGGATCGTCGCATCGAAATACTTCACGAGGGTAGGGTCGATCTTGTGGGCCCGCATGCCCCGCCCGGACAGGTTGCCGATGACCCTGATGAGCCAGCTTCCCACGATCCAGAGGATTATCGCGCCGAGGACCTTCCACCCGACGGGAATGAGATAAACGGCCATGAAACGGTCAAGACTGGTGAGTGCGTCGAGCATAACGACCTCCTGTTATGTGTACGTGTCTTGCATTAACCGGTGTGTTCGGTCTTGTTTCAGTATATCATCGCGGCCGCCGGAAGAAAAGCTCGCGGTCTTGCCCTGCGCCTCGCGGGGCTTCAGACAAGGGTGCGAAAGCCCTGTGGCTGTGCCGGCCGCCGAAAATGGTTTGATTGTTCCTTCAAGATGTGGAAGAGTAGATGCATGGGAACGGTCGCACGGGTCATCAGTTTTCTCGATCGAGGCGTCTGGGAGATCGGGCTAAAGGACCTTTCTCCCTGGAAGGCGTTCTCTGTCCGCTGCCTCCGGGTGGTCATCCTCTCGGTGCAGGGCTTCATGAGGAACGACTCGGTGAAGACCGCGTCGGTCCTCACGTACTATTCACTGCTCAATATCGTTCCCCTGGTGGCCGTCTTCTTTGCGATAGCGAAAGGGTTCGGTCTCAGGAAGATCGTTGTCAGCTACGTGGTCCAGATGGCGGAAAGGGCAAACCTTCAGGCCGA is a genomic window containing:
- a CDS encoding heme-binding protein, whose protein sequence is MRALKAVTLIGILVLFMMTGIAMAQQMPNPYGPNVNLATAKKVAAAAAAEAAKIKINVVIGVVDTGGNLVYLERFDVVQWGSVDVAVNKAKSSVMFKRPTKAFENILSSGGNMTYLTLDGIRAIEGGVPIIENGRIIGAIGVSGGSSAQDGVVARAGAAQVQ
- a CDS encoding HD domain-containing protein; this encodes MNSAELDKRLLDIISDIAEGRYSDDIMELTKDDVPETVRTIAEAVALMMVKVEAREFRLQQLVEELKDLNEQVRNNTVAVVTAMAHALAARDTYTEGHASRVAELAHAIGREMGLAGEELEYVRLGGALHDIGKIGFPDILFGDHEGKLPSNLVKEINRHPSIGAKILKPLDFLGPAVDYVSAHHERLDGRGYPRGLKDNEIPLGAQIISVADIYDAITSERPYQKTRTSAEALAILRDIAGTRIRTDIVETLERVLAKSGAP
- a CDS encoding GAF domain-containing protein, with the translated sequence MKHVPGAASEKKEGADGIKMKDMEIPSRIVDVWQEVVDSISVLLSVPSVMINRLEPPELEIFRSNISSDNPFPSGTRMEMAGVYCEAAARRRKMVQVKDAREDPEWADSPTAKAGIFSYLGFPLFWPDGDVFGTICAVDTRKHEWGKQYSDVLATFKVAIEAHLALVTAMEELNRKNEELRNALGEVKTLRGLLPICSVCKKIRDDKGYWDQIETYIEKHSGAQFTHGICPDCVKNFYPELDE
- a CDS encoding GNAT family N-acetyltransferase, coding for MADDLKKLLKPASVALVGASEGEGSVARPILLNLANFFKGEIFPVNPARTTLLGMECFRSVTAIGRPVDLAVVVVGADLVPDTIEECARAGIRGAVIISTMFTRGGAPDRQLLERLLEVRRRFGIRIIGPGSVGIISPDIGLNTSFLNVNPKLGNIAFVSQSGELGDATLKWGIEAGVGFSAFVSLGWKIDVDFGDVIDLLGDDLSTRSILLSMESVRDARKFMSSARGFARSKPIIVLKPGRFPESTAAAVSAAEDPWGDNEAYDAAFKRVGVVRVGEAKDLFNAAQVLDSSCVPAGPSLAILGNVKTVGVLAADLLIELGGTIASLGPDSTDRLVRELDDEWNGKNPIDLGGTANARKYRDAITACLDDPAVDAVLVIYTPHATIIAEDIATAISALSRGTRKPVIVSLIGGEEMKKAAAILHEKNIPTYDTPEEAIRTYLQMFTYKKGLELLYETPEDLPIDQAPPKNHLKTLILRALTEDRGSLTSEESMTFLATYGIPIRPETQAAPNPGPDANDAGDGLYLTMARDRDFGSVIRFGIGGIGRSIFRDCAVGLPPLNQTLARRLMEDSRAYTMLRKRAGAADGVLSELERVIVNFSNLIVDFPEITGIDIDPLTVSKRGITADHVVISLGSGTPPAGKTYPHLVITPYPVRYVMPWRLRDGTEIMLRPVRPEDEPLLFELFGSLSERTETERFFSPIKDWTHQMLTRFCNIDYDREIVIVAEVREGQKRSIRGVSSLIVGAGQTSEFAVLIHDDYQGRGLGWKLIDVLIGIGQEREIEEIHGTVLTDNIRMLALLKKLNFRASKRPLGLTEVRLRLR
- a CDS encoding DUF937 domain-containing protein, which codes for MGFLDEIVKAGSQLLGGSGQGSGLMEQVLGIINDPRTGGLPGLVEMFRSNGLGDAVSSWIGTGDNSPVSGDEVAGAFGSDRIGEIARGLGVSESEASKGLADLLPQVIDRLTPDGTVPEGGLLDQALDMLKQRLSG
- a CDS encoding mechanosensitive ion channel family protein; translated protein: MLDALTSLDRFMAVYLIPVGWKVLGAIILWIVGSWLIRVIGNLSGRGMRAHKIDPTLVKYFDATIRVILKIVLVIAILSIFGIQTTSFVALIAAAGIAIGAAWGGLLANFAAGAFLIILRPFHVGEMISAAGVTGDVREIGLFATTIDTVDNLCVVVGNNKILSDNIINYTRNPFRRVDLKAQLAHGVDPREAADRLMDRIKAIPNVIDAPEPSVEILEFNLAGPVLAVRPFCNNKDYWQVFFDTNKTIQEVCATAGYPAPSTNQVIYHKPLAT